In one Candidatus Absconditicoccus praedator genomic region, the following are encoded:
- a CDS encoding YraN family protein produces the protein MQNRSVGYEGEQVAKNHYENDGYLLVDQNFATNTGEIDLILQKNNTLVFVEVKIVDGIDDLHDYITKKKLKYLEKTIQYYLQKHYHQGEIRIDVVFVKKGKVFEVYEGVELN, from the coding sequence ATGCAAAACAGATCCGTATGATATGAATGAGAGCAAGTAGCAAAAAATCATTATGAGAATGATTGATATTTGCTTGTTGATCAAAATTTTGCTACCAATACATGAGAAATAGATTTGATTTTACAAAAAAATAATACTTTGGTTTTTGTAGAAGTAAAAATTGTTGACTGAATAGATGATTTGCATGATTATATAACTAAAAAAAAGTTGAAATATCTAGAAAAAACTATACAATATTACTTGCAAAAGCACTATCATCAGGGAGAAATAAGAATTGATGTAGTGTTTGTGAAAAAATGAAAAGTGTTTGAAGTGTATGAGTGAGTTGAATTAAATTAA
- the prfA gene encoding peptide chain release factor 1, with protein sequence MWQKLEEVEKRYNQIKEELCNPEVFSDNEKMIKLNKELTNLEPTYNLYQDYKKYHNSLEEAKEMINTEKDEDLIEMAKAQKQESEEMLEDIYEKFKIAMLPKDPNDEKNIFMEIRPAAGGDEAGLFALELMRMYLRYTEYAGWKTEIIEEEISDIGGLKSCIIKISGENVYSKLKFESGVHRVQRIPETESGGRVHTSTVTVSIMPEVEDVQVNLNKNDVELHTFAASSAGGQNANKNATGVRLIHKPTGIIVTIGEGKSQLQNKEKAFQVLKSRLYEIEQKQHHEKIQEEKANQIGSGDRSEKIRTYNFPQDRITDHRIKKSWSNIPQIMNGEIDKIINDVMMENQAKQLAFVKEE encoded by the coding sequence ATGTGGCAAAAACTTGAAGAAGTAGAAAAAAGATATAATCAAATCAAAGAAGAACTATGTAACCCAGAGGTTTTTTCTGATAATGAAAAAATGATAAAATTAAATAAAGAACTTACAAATCTTGAACCAACATACAATCTATATCAAGACTACAAAAAATATCACAATAGCCTAGAAGAGGCAAAAGAGATGATAAATACTGAAAAAGATGAAGATTTAATTGAAATGGCAAAAGCACAAAAACAAGAATCTGAAGAAATGCTAGAAGATATATATGAAAAATTTAAAATAGCTATGCTTCCAAAAGATCCAAATGATGAAAAAAATATTTTTATGGAAATAAGACCAGCAGCATGATGAGATGAAGCTGGATTGTTTGCTCTAGAACTTATGAGAATGTACCTAAGATATACCGAATATGCTTGATGGAAAACTGAAATAATTGAAGAAGAAATTAGTGATATATGATGATTAAAATCATGTATAATCAAAATAAGCTGAGAAAATGTATACTCAAAGCTAAAATTTGAAAGTTGAGTTCATAGAGTCCAAAGGATACCAGAGACAGAAAGCTGATGAAGAGTTCATACATCAACTGTTACAGTAAGTATAATGCCAGAAGTTGAAGATGTACAAGTCAATTTAAATAAAAATGATGTAGAATTACATACTTTTGCAGCAAGTAGTGCTTGATGACAAAATGCAAATAAAAATGCAACCTGAGTTAGACTAATTCACAAACCAACTGGAATTATAGTAACTATTTGAGAATGAAAATCACAGCTACAAAACAAAGAAAAGGCATTTCAGGTTCTAAAATCAAGACTTTATGAAATAGAACAAAAACAACATCACGAAAAAATTCAGGAAGAAAAAGCAAATCAAATTTGAAGCTGAGACAGATCTGAAAAAATTAGGACCTACAACTTCCCGCAAGATAGAATAACAGACCATCGTATTAAAAAATCTTGGTCTAATATACCTCAAATAATGAACTGAGAAATAGATAAAATTATAAATGATGTGATGATGGAAAATCAAGCAAAACAACTTGCTTTTGTGAAAGAAGAATAA
- a CDS encoding tetratricopeptide repeat protein, translating into MLELEIKLWLILTFIVLSVPVFLLVKKYILSAYHIIKNIYQKFEYKKNLENIKKEIIEKSNQQKNTSQESTQDPNTKKENQELLNKKIERIIYQAKFLKEKGQIESYEQKLIEGLSYDNENIDLLKMLSDLYFSLGNNKKALPLLKKVLEKDANDHKAIWQVGQIYFEKEDFQTAKLLINKAILLKNDNPKYHVSMAEIMYSLDDIEESINYMENAVKLRPHNINYLLAIASLLEEIGDKNEAKKYYFKVLESDQTNELAKSKVNQI; encoded by the coding sequence ATGCTTGAACTGGAAATTAAACTTTGGCTGATTTTGACTTTTATAGTATTATCTGTACCTGTTTTTCTATTAGTCAAGAAGTATATACTATCAGCATATCATATAATCAAAAATATTTATCAAAAATTCGAGTACAAAAAAAATTTGGAAAATATAAAAAAAGAAATTATCGAAAAGTCCAATCAACAAAAGAACACTTCACAAGAATCCACCCAAGACCCGAACACCAAAAAAGAAAATCAAGAACTACTCAACAAAAAAATAGAAAGAATCATTTATCAAGCAAAATTTCTAAAAGAAAAATGACAAATTGAAAGTTATGAGCAAAAATTAATTGAATGACTTTCTTATGATAATGAAAATATTGATTTGCTAAAAATGTTATCGGATCTATATTTTTCCCTAGGAAACAACAAAAAAGCATTACCATTATTGAAAAAAGTTTTGGAAAAAGATGCAAACGACCACAAAGCTATCTGGCAAGTATGACAAATTTATTTTGAAAAAGAAGACTTCCAAACTGCAAAACTACTAATAAACAAAGCAATTCTTTTGAAAAATGACAATCCCAAATATCATGTAAGTATGGCAGAAATAATGTACAGTCTTGATGATATAGAAGAGTCTATTAATTATATGGAAAATGCTGTAAAGCTAAGACCTCACAACATAAATTATCTTTTGGCTATTGCAAGTCTTTTGGAAGAAATTGGAGACAAAAATGAGGCTAAAAAATATTACTTCAAAGTACTTGAATCAGACCAGACAAATGAACTTGCAAAAAGCAAAGTAAATCAAATTTAA
- the dnaA gene encoding chromosomal replication initiator protein DnaA has product MLVDTVENYDTQKVEFLKNLREKTIKNISTREDPKKIYSFLGKCGILSIEEKTKEIYIGVPNEFIQSQVKKFFKKELEASIQEVYSDGFKIKIAVYSKFQSGKHKLQINIQKILGTNNKKNTPPENIDKKTKEKLKNFFGILFDQRYKFENFVVGGSNQLAYSASKKISESPGKVYNPFFIYGDVGLGKTHLLQAIGNYIMKTQNEKTIVYLPSTKLIDEIVEAIRKNTLSNLMKKLEQVDVLIIDDIQFLANKEKTQEIFHNIFNDFHINQKQIIISSDRPPKELDLLEARLKSRFALGLVTDVKKPDFETRLAIIHSKLREKGEQLDQSLCETLAKNIQDNIREIEGAINLIMTRKNLLEQEIGEKDIFEALQTLGYNIDKSEQQQVNIINAENKNTKNTKSFGKIVEYVSNYYDIGIFDIKGESRKKEVSMARQMLMYIAKEHFGWTLEKIGDYFGGKNHATVIYAINNFKKLLKNNKQAYNDYQNIIQDFK; this is encoded by the coding sequence ATGCTTGTTGATACAGTAGAAAACTATGATACTCAAAAAGTAGAATTTCTTAAAAACCTACGGGAAAAAACTATTAAAAATATATCAACAAGAGAAGATCCCAAAAAAATATATTCTTTTCTTTGAAAATGCTGAATTTTGAGTATTGAAGAAAAAACAAAAGAAATATATATATGAGTGCCAAATGAATTTATTCAATCACAAGTAAAAAAATTTTTTAAAAAAGAGCTTGAAGCAAGTATACAAGAAGTTTATAGTGACTGATTCAAAATAAAAATTGCAGTTTATAGTAAATTTCAAAGCTGAAAACATAAGCTACAAATCAATATACAAAAAATTTTGGGAACCAACAACAAAAAAAACACTCCACCAGAAAATATTGATAAAAAAACAAAAGAAAAATTAAAAAATTTCTTTGGAATACTTTTTGATCAAAGATACAAATTTGAAAATTTTGTAGTTTGATGAAGCAATCAGTTGGCATATTCTGCAAGCAAAAAAATATCAGAATCACCCTGAAAAGTTTACAATCCTTTCTTTATATATTGAGATGTATGACTTGGTAAAACTCACTTACTGCAGGCTATCTGAAACTATATAATGAAAACTCAAAACGAAAAAACAATTGTATATTTACCAAGCACAAAGCTTATTGATGAGATAGTAGAGGCAATAAGAAAAAATACTCTCTCCAACTTGATGAAAAAACTTGAACAAGTGGATGTTCTTATCATTGATGATATTCAGTTCTTAGCAAACAAAGAAAAAACTCAAGAAATTTTCCATAATATATTTAATGATTTTCATATAAATCAAAAACAGATCATAATATCTTCTGACCGTCCACCAAAAGAACTTGATCTGCTGGAAGCAAGATTGAAAAGCAGATTTGCACTTTGACTTGTGACAGATGTTAAAAAACCTGACTTTGAAACTAGACTGGCTATAATACATTCTAAGCTTAGGGAAAAATGAGAACAACTTGATCAAAGCCTTTGTGAAACTCTTGCAAAAAACATACAAGACAATATTAGAGAAATTGAATGAGCAATAAACTTAATAATGACAAGAAAAAATTTGTTAGAACAAGAGATATGAGAAAAAGATATATTTGAAGCATTACAAACATTGTGATACAATATAGACAAATCAGAGCAACAACAAGTAAACATAATAAATGCAGAAAACAAAAATACCAAAAACACCAAAAGCTTTTGAAAAATAGTAGAATATGTATCAAATTATTATGATATATGAATATTTGATATAAAATGAGAAAGTAGAAAAAAAGAAGTTAGTATGGCAAGACAAATGCTTATGTATATTGCAAAAGAACATTTTTGATGGACACTTGAAAAAATATGAGATTATTTTGGTTGAAAAAATCATGCAACAGTAATTTATGCTATAAACAATTTTAAAAAATTACTAAAAAACAATAAACAAGCATACAATGATTATCAAAATATAATACAAGATTTCAAGTAG
- the rlmN gene encoding 23S rRNA (adenine(2503)-C(2))-methyltransferase RlmN, giving the protein MEWILNLEQLENFRKTKKLQPFRIKQIKQEIFKNSNINFEDMTTLSKELREQLNNSFYISSLTLKEQIDGEESTKISFTTKDNNIIETVILYHYHYNGDQKKLNRITLCVSTQKGCPIGCDFCITGKLGFAGNLTTEEILSQVLVANNIIKNKLGKKEDGTLHKVRNIVFMGMGEPLLNYENLKNSLFFMLEQNYLSLSKRHITISTSGLIPQIEKLVEDNLEVMLAISLHAPNQELRKKMMPVSQKYPLQDLMKTLDWYENKTKTRIFHEYILIKNLNDSENHAIQLSKLLKSKNCHVNLIPFNENPLTPNYQEPNPEKIENFKKVLERNGITSTLRNSLGRKEKGACGQLGWDKVSK; this is encoded by the coding sequence ATGGAGTGGATACTCAATTTGGAACAGTTGGAAAATTTTAGAAAAACAAAAAAGCTACAACCTTTTAGAATAAAACAAATCAAGCAAGAAATATTCAAAAACAGCAATATAAATTTTGAGGATATGACGACCCTATCCAAGGAGTTAAGAGAACAATTAAATAACAGTTTTTATATTAGTTCACTAACTCTAAAAGAACAAATTGATTGAGAAGAAAGCACAAAAATTTCATTTACCACAAAAGACAACAATATAATCGAAACTGTGATTTTATATCACTATCATTATAATTGAGACCAAAAAAAACTAAATAGAATAACACTATGTGTTTCTACACAAAAATGATGCCCTATATGATGTGATTTTTGTATTACTTGAAAACTTGGATTTGCAGGTAATCTTACTACAGAAGAGATCTTAAGTCAAGTACTGGTTGCCAACAATATAATCAAAAATAAACTTTGAAAAAAAGAAGACTGAACATTACATAAAGTAAGAAACATTGTTTTTATGGGTATGTGAGAACCTTTATTAAACTATGAAAATCTGAAAAACTCCCTCTTTTTTATGCTTGAACAAAATTACTTATCACTTAGCAAAAGACATATAACAATTTCTACTTCTTGACTTATTCCACAAATAGAAAAGCTAGTTGAGGACAATTTAGAAGTTATGCTAGCAATTAGTTTGCATGCACCAAATCAAGAATTAAGGAAAAAAATGATGCCTGTTAGCCAGAAGTATCCCCTACAAGACCTTATGAAAACTTTGGATTGGTATGAAAACAAAACAAAAACCAGAATATTTCACGAGTATATTCTTATTAAAAATTTAAATGATTCGGAAAACCATGCTATCCAACTTTCAAAACTTCTAAAATCAAAAAACTGTCATGTAAACCTTATACCATTTAATGAAAATCCTCTTACACCAAATTATCAAGAACCAAATCCAGAAAAAATAGAAAATTTCAAAAAAGTCTTGGAAAGAAATTGAATTACCAGTACATTAAGAAATAGTCTTTGAAGAAAAGAAAAATGAGCATGTGGACAACTTTGATGGGACAAAGTTTCTAAATAA
- a CDS encoding Type 1 glutamine amidotransferase-like domain-containing protein yields the protein MGKIVAIGGGEIKNHETLTFDKRVVELTNKTNPKALFIPTASKEATGYIETFKNIYGHHLGCNPDVLYLLSKKPDFEEIKEKILGSDLIYVGGGNTLKMMKKWRKLGVDKLLEQAHQNGTVLSGLSAGSICWFEAGHSDSMSFKSEDNRKYIKVRGLGLLKGIHCPHFSNQERIKDFEEFIKKYKDIGIAISDNCAIEFIDNKFKVLSDSEENKAYKVFYNKKQKQVIKKEIPKFREFIDISFLYDNN from the coding sequence ATGTGAAAAATAGTAGCTATCGGAGGATGAGAAATCAAAAACCACGAAACACTTACTTTTGACAAAAGAGTAGTAGAGCTAACCAATAAAACAAACCCCAAAGCACTGTTTATCCCAACTGCAAGCAAGGAAGCTACTTGATATATAGAAACCTTCAAGAATATTTACTGACACCATCTTGGCTGTAATCCAGATGTTTTGTATCTTTTGAGTAAAAAACCTGATTTTGAAGAGATTAAAGAAAAAATTTTATGAAGTGATCTTATTTATGTTTGATGAGGAAACACCTTGAAAATGATGAAAAAGTGGCGCAAACTTTGAGTTGATAAGCTTTTAGAACAAGCTCATCAGAATTGAACAGTCCTTTCCGGCCTAAGTGCTGGTAGTATATGCTGGTTTGAAGCAGGACACAGTGATTCAATGTCTTTTAAATCAGAAGATAACCGAAAATATATCAAAGTAAGATGACTTGGTTTGCTTAAATGAATACATTGTCCTCATTTTTCCAACCAAGAAAGAATAAAAGATTTCGAAGAATTCATAAAAAAATACAAAGATATTTGAATAGCCATATCAGATAACTGTGCTATAGAATTTATAGACAACAAATTCAAAGTTTTATCAGATAGTGAAGAAAACAAAGCTTATAAAGTATTTTACAACAAAAAACAAAAACAAGTAATTAAAAAAGAAATACCTAAATTCAGGGAATTTATAGATATTTCTTTTTTGTATGATAATAATTAA
- a CDS encoding S41 family peptidase, producing the protein MEKTKKIILFFMGIIFGGGITFLGYSYYLDNHLSSYTDTTVRVDSTSLVQDIKDKFSSIGGTSQETLENENDRFDKIYQVWSILESEYYRSDELDFEDMFDSALRSFVEETGDPYNNYLSSEENQSFQEGLEGNQDFEGIGAVVTKRDNGVMIEELMPESPASSAGLLPMDIILEVDGESTSDLSLSEAVEKIRGEEGTKVELKISREEDGERETFTVEVERAEVNVPSVRGEKKDLNGNTAGYIQISIFGEDTQEALSNVIQDLQEETLDGIILDLRGNGGGFLPMAVEIASYFLPEGDTIVTTDYTIQPGDEYNSSGYHQLQDKPVVILVDQISASASEIIAAALRENLDSQIVGEKTFGKGSIQTLHDFQDGSSLKYTMGKRFTPSGETVEGEGLEPDHKVEFDTDKYETENVDNQLEKAKEVLKELF; encoded by the coding sequence ATGGAAAAAACTAAAAAAATTATACTATTTTTTATGTGAATAATATTTTGATGAGGTATAACATTTTTATGATATTCTTATTATCTTGATAATCATTTGTCTTCGTATACAGATACAACAGTAAGAGTTGATAGTACTAGTTTGGTACAAGATATAAAAGATAAATTCTCATCTATAGGTTGAACTTCTCAAGAAACTCTAGAAAATGAAAATGATAGATTTGATAAAATATATCAAGTATGGTCTATATTGGAGTCAGAGTATTATCGTAGTGATGAATTAGATTTTGAAGATATGTTTGATTCTGCATTGAGAAGTTTTGTAGAAGAAACTTGAGATCCTTATAATAACTATTTATCTTCTGAAGAAAATCAGTCTTTCCAAGAATGACTAGAATGAAATCAAGATTTTGAATGAATATGAGCAGTAGTTACAAAAAGAGATAATTGAGTTATGATAGAAGAGTTGATGCCTGAGTCGCCTGCTTCAAGTGCATGATTACTGCCAATGGATATTATATTGGAGGTGGATTGAGAATCTACTTCAGACTTGTCTTTATCAGAAGCAGTAGAAAAAATTCGTTGAGAAGAATGAACAAAAGTAGAATTAAAAATATCTAGAGAAGAAGATTGAGAAAGAGAGACTTTTACAGTTGAGGTTGAAAGAGCCGAAGTGAATGTTCCATCAGTAAGGTGAGAAAAAAAAGATCTGAACTGAAACACAGCTTGATATATTCAAATATCTATCTTTTGAGAAGATACTCAGGAGGCTTTGAGTAATGTTATACAGGATTTACAAGAAGAAACTCTTGATTGAATAATACTTGATTTGAGGTGAAATTGATGAGGATTTTTGCCTATGGCAGTAGAAATAGCATCATATTTCTTGCCGGAGTGAGATACTATAGTAACTACAGATTATACTATTCAGCCTTGAGATGAGTACAACTCTAGTTGATATCATCAGTTGCAAGACAAACCTGTAGTTATACTGGTAGATCAAATTTCGGCTTCAGCTTCAGAAATTATAGCAGCTGCCCTAAGAGAAAATTTGGATTCACAAATAGTTTGAGAAAAAACTTTTTGAAAATGATCAATACAAACTCTTCATGATTTCCAAGATTGATCATCACTTAAATATACTATGTGAAAGCGATTTACACCTTCTTGAGAAACAGTAGAATGAGAATGATTAGAGCCAGATCATAAAGTAGAATTTGATACCGATAAATATGAAACTGAAAATGTTGATAATCAACTTGAAAAAGCAAAAGAAGTGCTTAAAGAATTATTTTAA
- a CDS encoding IS4 family transposase, whose translation MEGINVKQILEIIPDEFIEKLEKNCNINHQVKKMSGKVMFKLLLMGILDGDNLTQRTLASIYNSPEFTQYADKGEQQTRHTTISDRLINMDYKFFEKLFEEISKKFEKVLKIGATKMKVVLKRFDSTLVGISEKLLKFGIKAGSPDERHIKFTVGLKGLLPNKVSVYEEQKASSEDVALGETILQETTSKNQILLFDRGVQKRETYSKLIDKNTNFVSRLRQNTKYQVIRQNKEVEGIKVGNLVLECDEIVKLYGKGGDILEKELRLIKAINQKNEVFLFITNMYNFTAEEITEFYARRWDIEVFFRFIKQEFGFSHFVSRSKNGIMNMLYMTLITSILVIVYKSKNSIKSYKEAKRRFIAELDELILIELAIAIGGDVDLLKKKYLNYYKYS comes from the coding sequence ATGGAAGGAATTAATGTAAAACAGATATTAGAAATAATACCTGATGAATTTATAGAAAAATTAGAAAAAAACTGTAATATAAATCATCAAGTTAAAAAAATGAGTTGAAAGGTAATGTTTAAACTGTTATTAATGTGAATATTAGATTGAGATAATTTAACACAAAGAACATTAGCATCAATATATAACAGTCCTGAATTTACTCAATATGCAGATAAATGAGAACAACAAACAAGACATACAACTATAAGTGATAGACTTATAAACATGGATTATAAATTCTTTGAGAAATTGTTTGAAGAAATAAGTAAAAAGTTTGAAAAAGTATTAAAAATATGAGCAACAAAAATGAAGGTGGTGCTAAAGAGATTTGATTCTACATTAGTTTGAATATCAGAAAAACTACTTAAGTTTTGAATAAAAGCATGAAGTCCAGATGAAAGACATATAAAATTTACAGTCTGATTAAAGTGATTGTTGCCAAATAAAGTTTCAGTTTATGAAGAGCAAAAAGCAAGTAGTGAAGATGTAGCATTATGAGAAACTATTTTACAAGAGACAACATCTAAAAATCAAATATTATTATTTGATAGATGAGTTCAAAAAAGAGAAACTTATTCAAAGCTAATAGATAAAAATACAAATTTTGTAAGTAGATTAAGACAAAATACTAAGTATCAAGTTATAAGACAAAATAAAGAAGTAGAATGAATAAAAGTATGAAATTTAGTGTTAGAATGTGATGAAATAGTAAAATTATATTGAAAATGATGAGATATATTAGAAAAAGAATTAAGATTAATAAAAGCAATAAATCAAAAAAATGAAGTATTTTTATTTATAACAAATATGTATAATTTCACAGCAGAAGAAATAACAGAATTTTATGCAAGGAGATGGGATATAGAAGTATTTTTTAGATTTATAAAACAAGAATTTTGATTTAGTCATTTTGTATCAAGATCAAAGAATTGAATAATGAATATGCTATATATGACACTAATAACATCAATACTTGTAATAGTATATAAATCAAAAAACAGTATAAAATCCTACAAAGAAGCTAAAAGAAGATTTATTGCTGAATTAGATGAATTAATTTTAATTGAGCTAGCAATAGCAATCTGAGGAGATGTTGATCTTCTTAAAAAGAAATATTTAAATTATTATAAATACTCTTAA
- a CDS encoding DNA methyltransferase: protein MYFVVTGKNSYLSSKELKLFGFDSFKRISKNILLIDSYNPDDLDKLGGVIKYGKIISFDQIKNYLNNKDIIGTNSKTFGLKLKKTFGIKKFKLIQPENTDLEVKNHGKEFLFFEDKVLLVEGYQKIDLYETIDYQKPSRGMKVGMMPSKLAHIMINLCTGSATGQVETIYDPFVGFGTTGFVANYFGYNFLGSDINTTPAKQNLSFWKQTDYYKNMQFTLFKNDVKTPFEKKFLNNVDCIVTEGWLGPVINNNTTQKMLTKNHEDIYNLYNAFLQNISKFYDNICMVFCFPIYSKMTNYGFGVLNKLEKGNMEFDFEKLGKPYKRDGQLVGRQIILAKK, encoded by the coding sequence ATGTATTTTGTGGTAACCTGAAAAAATTCATATTTATCATCAAAAGAGCTAAAATTATTCTGATTTGATTCTTTCAAAAGAATATCAAAAAATATCCTTTTGATTGACAGCTACAATCCAGATGATTTAGATAAGCTTTGATGAGTGATAAAATACTGAAAAATAATTAGTTTTGATCAAATTAAAAATTATCTAAACAATAAAGATATTATCTGAACCAATAGTAAAACCTTTTGATTGAAGCTAAAAAAAACATTTTGAATCAAAAAGTTCAAATTAATACAACCAGAAAATACAGATCTTGAGGTCAAAAATCATTGAAAAGAATTTTTGTTTTTTGAAGATAAAGTTTTGTTGGTAGAATGATATCAAAAAATTGATTTGTATGAAACAATAGATTATCAAAAACCATCAAGATGAATGAAAGTTTGAATGATGCCTTCAAAACTGGCTCATATAATGATCAATTTGTGTACGTGATCAGCTACTTGACAAGTTGAAACTATATATGACCCTTTTGTGTGATTTTGAACAACTTGATTTGTGGCAAATTATTTTTGATATAACTTTTTGTGATCTGATATAAATACAACTCCAGCAAAGCAGAACTTATCTTTTTGGAAACAAACAGATTATTATAAAAATATGCAATTTACTTTGTTCAAAAACGATGTTAAAACTCCATTTGAAAAAAAATTTTTAAATAATGTGGATTGTATAGTTACAGAATGATGGCTTTGACCAGTAATAAATAATAATACTACTCAAAAAATGCTAACCAAAAATCACGAAGATATCTACAATCTTTATAATGCTTTTTTGCAAAATATATCAAAATTTTATGATAATATATGCATGGTTTTTTGTTTTCCTATTTATTCAAAAATGACAAATTATTGATTTTGAGTTTTAAACAAGTTAGAAAAATGAAATATGGAGTTTGACTTTGAAAAATTGTGAAAACCATATAAAAGAGATGGCCAACTTGTATGAAGGCAGATTATATTGGCAAAAAAATAA
- a CDS encoding RluA family pseudouridine synthase gives MKITITSEEAGQRFDRFLRKYLKNYDITLSQIFQLIRKGKTKVNNQKKPNNYKINIGDQIYIHPEIKKLNQTKQEKVKNINQTYIKQLIIYEDINWIFFNKPAKTPTQSGTKQENKITMIDILRRYTTSKSKTFSPMFGFRLDIDTTGIIVAAKNYNALKYLNHIIKQRQTDKKYIAILSGHLDEKITVKKNLYRKYDKKVGKDLSFPDDNGDYAKSIFEPIQNQQIYGENITLAKVKIITGRMHQIRAHAKYIGTPIIGDLLYGEQATNNLFLKKLGINRQLLHCYKYSFYDKFQGKQISIKSNYPKDFEKLFKTYEE, from the coding sequence ATGAAAATAACCATAACAAGTGAAGAAGCTTGACAAAGATTTGATAGATTTCTTAGAAAATATCTTAAAAATTATGATATTACTCTTTCACAAATTTTTCAACTTATTAGAAAATGAAAAACAAAAGTAAACAACCAAAAAAAACCAAACAACTACAAAATAAATATTTGAGATCAAATATATATTCATCCAGAAATCAAAAAACTCAATCAAACAAAGCAAGAAAAAGTTAAAAACATAAATCAAACTTATATAAAACAATTAATCATATACGAGGATATTAATTGGATTTTTTTCAACAAACCAGCCAAAACACCTACCCAATCTTGAACAAAACAAGAAAACAAAATCACCATGATAGACATTCTAAGAAGATACACAACATCAAAAAGCAAAACTTTTTCACCTATGTTTTGATTTAGATTGGATATAGACACCACAGGAATAATTGTAGCAGCCAAAAATTATAATGCACTCAAATACTTAAATCATATCATCAAACAAAGACAAACAGACAAAAAATATATTGCTATACTAAGTTGACATTTGGATGAAAAAATTACAGTCAAAAAAAACCTGTATAGAAAATACGACAAAAAAGTTTGAAAAGATCTAAGTTTTCCTGATGACAACTGAGATTATGCCAAAAGCATATTTGAACCAATCCAAAATCAACAAATTTACTGAGAAAACATCACATTGGCTAAAGTAAAAATCATAACTTGAAGAATGCACCAAATAAGAGCTCATGCAAAATATATTTGAACACCTATAATTTGAGACTTATTATACTGAGAACAAGCTACAAATAATCTGTTCCTAAAAAAACTTGGTATCAATAGACAACTTTTGCATTGTTATAAATATTCATTTTATGACAAATTCCAGGGCAAACAAATATCCATAAAATCCAACTATCCAAAAGACTTCGAAAAACTTTTTAAAACTTATGAAGAGTAA